The Novosphingobium sp. Gsoil 351 genome contains the following window.
CGCCGGCCTGCTGGGCGAGACCTTGTGCGATGCGCAGCCGCGCCGCGGCCTGCTCGAGCGTTGGTGCCCCGGCCAGCGCCTCGCGCATCAGGCCGTCGAGCTGGGCGTCGCGGTAGCCGCCCCACCAATCGACGGTAGGCCACGCGCCATCGCCGTTGCGCAAAGTTTCGGTTGCGGCGAACGAAGCCGCCGCGCGAGGTTGGGGCCTCGCCCCCAGATCGGGGACCGAGGCGCAGGCGGGAAGCAGCGCGGAGCCGGCCAACAGCAGGGCCAGCCCGCGAATGCGGGTGACGGGCATTTCGGAACCTTTCGTTGAGGTACTTGGTGGTACCGTTATCGCCGATTCGCGACCCCCCGTCAACCTAAAACGGTACTGTGTGGTATCTCGATTAATTTGAGCGCAATTACTGTGCTTTAGCCTGGAATCTGCTGCTCAAACGTGCGGCGAGCGCCGAACTTTCTGTCGGGCGAGGGGGAGGACCCGTGGAGGCCGTTCCACTATTGGCGCTTGCAAATTACGAAATGAGATACCACAGTGTACCCATGAAAATCGGAAAACGGGAAAGCCAGCGCCTCGCGCGCCGGGCACAGATCATCACCCTCGCCCGCGAGGAGTTCTTCGAGAACGGTTACGAGGCGACCACCATGTCGGGAATCGCGGCCCGACTGGGCGGATCGAAGCGGACACTATGGGCCTATTTCTCCTCGAAAGAGGCCCTGTTTACTGCGGTGGTCGAGGATACCGCCGCGGGTCTGCGCTCGAGGATCGAGATGCCGCGCGACGGCGGCGATGCGGTCGTCAGGATTACAAAGTTGTGCCGGTCGGCGATCGATCTTGCGCTTTCTCCCACTGCGATCTCGATGTTCCGCCTCGTGGGTTCTGCCTCGGACCGCCATCCCGATGTCGCCGCGACATTTTTTGCCCGTGGTCCCGCCGAGACCCAGCGGGAGGTCGGCAACTATCTTGCGGGCAATTTCGCCGACGTCCTGTGGACCAGCGATTTTCTTACGGCCGGTCGCGACCTGATGACGCTCGCCGCGTCCGAAATGCATTTCGAACAGGTCTGGGGACTGTTGCCGAGCCCGACCGCGGCCGAACGCGATGCCAAGGCTAGACATGCGGCAAGCCTGTTCCTCCGCGCCTACGCGAGGGACCCTGATGCGCTGATCTCGCGCGAGGAACTTGCTTCCCAGAGCAGCGCCTGACCGACCAAACGACGAGGAACCAGGACCGATCTTCTCGCTTCCAGATTGGAACAGAACGGTGACCCGTCGATCTCAAGCGTGCCCTTTACGTCGAGAGACGGTTGCCAATCCAAACGTCTGCTTGTTGCGCACTAGGCGCCAAAAGCTGCCGGGCCGCCCTCGGTCCCATTCCGGTTGCCAGACGGAACGTCGCACGGCACCTAGTCTGACGCGCGCCTAAGCTGTCTAGGGTCAACTGGCGGCGAGGGTTTCGTCGCTGCTGCGAGCCAACTCCAGCATGAAATCCAATAGGGCGTCGCCGGCCGGCTTTTTCCCAAGTGCTGCAAGCGGCGAGTCACCAAAGCGGTCACGCAGCGCTTCGTTGTCTCCCACAAACGCCATCGACCACTGCTTGAATCGCCGACGGTCGCTAAATTGCGAAGAGAGGATTTCCACGTTGTCATGGCGTGGGTCGGCCGCAATCCTGGCGTACGTGGCGCGCACAGCTGTTCGATCGCCTTCCAGCGCCTGCACGAATTTGCCCTCGGTAAACAGCAATGCGCCGGTAACATCGACCGCCGCATTGCGCTGCCGCGCGATTGCCAGAATGTCGTCGATCATGGCGAGATCGACCGCGTTGTCCGGGTTGAGTTGTGCGCAACTTGAATAGACCAGGTTGTATATCGACATCGCGTTGGTTCCTTTTGTGATCCGTCTTGAAGCTTCTACGTCCGCACGAAGGGCGACCCAGTTGCCATGCCTACGGCGTGGGCAGGCGTGGGCAATCCAAGGAGTTTGCCTTGGCCGACGTTGCATCCCAACTTGTGAAGCGCGTCCATTTGGCCGAGCGTTTCCACCCCCACGGCGGTAGTTCCCAGCCCGAGCCCGTCGGCGAGGCCGACGATGGCGCGAATGATCGCTTGGTCCGCGTTGTCATCCTCTAGTGTTTCGACAAACGTTCGATCGATCTTTATCGAGTGAAAGGGCAGCCGCTTGAGTTGGGCAAGGGAGGACGCGCCGGTTCCGAACTCATCGAGTGCGACACACAAGCCGGCGTCAGCGAGATCCGCAAGCGCCGTCGCGACATAATCGGTCCCGCGGCCCGCCAGCACCGTTTCCGCGACCTCGATCTCGAACAGCTCGGGGGAGAGCTCGGCGCGGCGGAGTTTTTGCAGAAGGCGGGGCGCGAAGTCGCCAGCGCGAAACTCCGCAGCGGAGGCGTTCAGCGCAATCTTGCCAACCGGAAGCCTGGCGTCTTGCCAGTGGCGGACATCGTTCGCGACGCGCTCGAACATGGTGTCGCCGATCTGACGCGCCAGTTCGATGTCCTCGAACGCTTGATCGATCGCGTGCGCCGGGATCAACCCGCCCTCATCGTCGCGCAAGCGGAGGAGCGCTTCATACCCGATCACGCGGCGAGAGCGCAAATCGACCTTCGGCTGATAATGGGTCTCGAGCCGATGTTGGGCGATCGCTTCGCGCACCGTGGCGATTGCCGAAGCCCGCTTGCGCAGGGTGTTACCCATGGACGGCACGTAAGTCGTAAAGCCGCCTCGACCGAATGACTTGGCCGCATACAGCGCGATGTCCGCGTTTTTGAGCAGTTCGGACGCATCCGCTCCATGATGGGGATATGTCGCCAGGCCGATACTGGCGCGCGTATCGAGTATGCGGCCCTTGAACGTGACGGGGCGACGCAACGCTTCGAGCAGATCTTCGGCAAGGAAGGTGGCTCGCGCATTGGCTCGCTCGCTCGATACGATGACCGCAAATTCGTCACCGCCCAATCGCCCGACCGCATTTCCCGGTGATACGGTCGCATGAAGCCGTGCCGCGGTCTCGACCAGGGACTGCGTCGCCGGCGTCGTGACCCAGCGTGTCGTTGATAAGTTTGAAATTGTCGAGGTCGAGCATCAGCACGGTGACAGAGCCACCGTGCACCGTCGCAGCGCAGATATCTTCGGCCAGCTGTTCCTTGAGCGCTGCGCGATTGAGCAATCCGGTCAGCCCGTCGTGATACGCGACCCGGCGCAGCTGCACCTCGTGCGACATCCTTTCAGTGATGTCGCGTGCGACCGACAGGACGGCTTCGTGCCCTTTGATCTGCGAAAGAGCGACTTCCCAGAAAGCACGCGATCCGTTGGCGTCCCGGGTCTCGAGCGTAGCCTTTGCCGAACCGGCCACGTCGACCCGCGCCAAGGCTTCGACCGCGAACGCCTTGGATTCATCCGCCCAGAGGGTGATCCAGTCTTCGAATTTATAGAGCCCTTGCCCCTCGCGGTAGAGTGCGTCAGGCAAGATCAGGGTAAGGGTGTCCGGGCTATTCCCGGTAATCGCGGCAATCGTTGTCCATAGATCCGCAAAATCGAACTCGGTGGCGCGGGCAACATCGATGGCCGAAACTTGGGTCAGAGCTTTGGCGGGAACGTGAAGCATATCTGACGTTGCCCGATAGCCATGGGCATTTGGCCCCCTCCTGCAACCGTAGTTATACGGAGTACGCTGCGTTCCGAGACACTTCAAAACAGGATTGTTGGGGCTTTGGTACGTCGCCTTGGATGCCGATACGGGTGCGCCTGCAGGCAGTCTGAACGGCCGCCAACTGCAATGGCGCTGAGTTCGACAGCCGGGCAGTAGCCTTCACTACTTGAGACGATCGGTGGGCATCTCGTTTACGCCCAGGAGTTCGACAGGCGAGCGCCCCTTCCCGCACGCTTGGCCTCAAAAGCTATCAGGTGGCCCCGGTCCCGTTCTCGCGTGCCGAAATGTACACCCCACTTGGAGGTGCCGTCGTCGCGTCGGCCTTGGGGTGGCGCCGCCCAACCAGGTACCCTGGCTTTACGGCGTGCTGCTCGCGAACCTCTTTGGTCTCAGCATCTCGGTTCGTAGCGATGGACCTCTGATTTTTAATGGGGCTAATCTGCTCGCAGTCGCGGTAGCGGTCCGACTACTTCATTGGATTCGAATTCGCGATCGGATCCTACCCCGCAGTCGCGCCAAGGCCGAGTTGAGAAAGACTTTCGTCGTCACGGCGTTTTTCTGTTTCGCGTACTGCTGGTGGAGCCTGTCGCGCTATCATGCAGGGCTCAACGACGACCGCGTCCACATCGTGCTTTTCGCAAGTCTGGCGGCCGTCGGATGTGCTTTTGGCTTGAGTGCGTTTGCTGCGGCCTCTCGGCTCCCCCCTGTTGCTGTTGGCCCTGCCAATGTCACTCCAGCTGCTTGCCGACGATGAGATTGCTCACATTGGGATGGGCGCAAGCTTGATGTTGCTCATGCTTTTGACTCTTCGGCTTACGACCCTCCAAAACGAGAACATCGCGCAACTTGTGCACTCGCGGTTCGACGTCGAGGTTGAACAGCGGCGCGCCAGGCGAGCGGAGACGGTAGCCAATGAAGAGAAGTCCCGTGCCCGAGAGATAGCCAACACGGATGCGCTGACCGGTATTGCCAATCGCCGCGCGTTTCTTGGCAGCCTGGACGCGCTGGCCCAAGCTGGCCATCCCGGTATCGCCGTTGCAATCCTGGACCTCGACGGCTTTAAGCCGATCAACGACACATTTGGTCATGAAACTGGCGACCAAGTGCTGATCGAGGTGAGCGTTCGGCTTGCAGGCCGCGTTGCAAAGTGGCTCAGTCGCTCGCTTGGGCGGCGACGAGTTCGCCCTGCTGTTTCCCTGCGACGACGAGGGCCAGGCGATGACTGTTTGCCAGCAAGCGGTCCGGCGCATTTCTGAGCAGTTTGTCTTCGGTCGGCGGCGACTCAATTTGTCCGCTGCGGCCGGTGTGTGTTTCGCGGGAGGGGAGAGCAGCGACCTACTGCAGTTGCTACGGCGCGCGGACATCGCCCTCTTCCGCGCCAAGCGTACCGGTCGTGGCAAGGTTAAACTTTTTTCGACCGAGATGGACGTAAATCTTCAGCGGGAAACCAACATAGAGCAGGCGCTGCGTGAGCCCGGGGTGCACCACAGCATCGACCTGGCCTATCAGCCCATAGTAGACCTTCGCACCCAAGAGTTGCAGTCATTCGAGGCGCTGGCGAGGTGGCGGCACTCGGAGCTAGGGTGGATAGGTCCAGGGGAATTTATCCCCATAACCGAGCGGATCAGCGTGATAGAACAGATCAGCGATGCGTTGTTGGCCCGTGCCGCGGCGCAAGCAAATCGCTGGCCTTCCTCAGTAAATTTATCATTCAATCTAAGCGCCGCGGAGCTGTGCTCGTCCAACACTTCCGCGAAGATTATCCGCATCATCACCGAGGCAGGGTTAGACCCGAGGCGGCTTCACATCGAAGTTACCGAGACGGCCTTTCTAGCCGACTTCGAAACGGCCCGCCGCAACATGGCGGATCTGCGCGCGCATGGGGTCCAGATCGTGCTGGACGATTTTGGCGCTGGTTTCGCTTCGATCTCATACCTGCGCGAGATGGCCTTCGATGCGGTCAAGCTGGACGGATCGCTAGTCATCAGCGCGGGAATGGGCGTAGGCCTTCCGCTCCTTACGGGTGTGCTCAGACTTTGCGAGGCGGTAGGTCTCCCGTGCATCGCCGAGCATGTCGAAACTGCCAATCACCTTAGGATGCTGCAAAGCCTGCATTGTTGCTATGGCCAGGGCTATGGTCTCGCGCGACCGATGGGCGCTGACGCTGCGGAGCGGTTCGCGCGCACAGCACCAAAGCGAATTGAAGATCTATTCAGGCTTGCAGCGGCGTAGGCAATCGCTGGCTAGGTTGGCTCTCTCGTGGAGCAAAGTAGATGCTAACGCTGAGGTTCGGCCGACGTACTCGAAGTACCCAGGCTTCGAGACGCCAGTTGATAAGTTACAACTGCCGGGATCTGGTACTATCCCAAGCTTGGCGGGACTGAGCAAAAGTTTGAGCTTGGCCTGCTCGATAGCACCGATATCATTCGTTTGCCGATCGCTTTTCTCGATTCCGGGGGCGTTCCCCAAGGCGACGTCTTGGTTCCGCGCACCCTGTCTTGGACCTCCCGCCTCGATGGCAGTACGCTAGAGATCAAGCTCGATTTCAGTAAGCGTCCGCTGAGCGGGTTTTCAGGCTGACCGGTAATTCCAGGGCAGCAGTTCGTCGATGCGGCGGGCGGGGTGATCGGCGATGCGATTTCATTCAGGATCGCAAGAGCTGGCGCGGCTTCTTGCCCCGTATGGGCGTCGTCGGAGACTGATACACACCTGTGTTCCACCGCTCATGGTGCTTGCTTGAGCTTTATGAGGGGGCGCACTGACTGCGGCGACGCCAGTGGGCTGATCGCATTATATCCACCCTATCATAAGGTCCTCTCGCACATGTGTTTTATGACGGTCGCGAAGGCCTATTGCTTACCCGGCTCAGGCTGCTTGCGCGCCGCTCTCGAGGAATGGACCTTGGGACTGCTGTCGAATGACCCAGTGCGCAAGCTCTTCAAAAGGCAGCGGGCGAAGAAAGTTCAAGCCGGCGATTCCGCCTTGCGTCCATCGAACTACCGCCTTGAGCTCGAGCCCCTCTAGCCGCACCCAGACCTCGTCGCCCGGCTTGATAAACGAGGCAACCGCCTTGATGCCGCGTTGAGAAATGTCCTGCACTTCGATCGCCAGCGAGCGGTCGCCGATGATCAGCTCTGCCTTGCACTCGATTTGTAGCCGCGGGGCCCTGTTGACCCTGCCCTCAACAAGCTTCCTCGCGAGATCAGACAGCACTTGCTCAACATCTACCGGCTCGTCGAACTGCACGCCGACATGCTCGTCCTTGCACCAGGTGAGGGTACCTTGGACGATCCGGTCGGGACTGAACTGGACGGTGATCGGTAGACCTTCGGCAAAGCTCGTGTAGACTTGCCCTCTCATCCCGTTTGGCGAAAGATTGCGCACGAGGCAGAAGCCGGCAAACGCATCGGTCTCGATGAGAACGGGCCTGAAGACAGTGGCGGTCCTACCCTGGGCACGACGCTCGCCAGGCAAATCCGCGGTCGATTGGAAATCGCCGGAGTAGTTCAAATCGTCCTCCTTGGGGCCTTCGCCCTTGCCCAATATCCTTCAACAGCAGCAAGAGGGGTGCGCTACACACCCCTGATTTAGCTCGGATATTTGATGACATAGGTATTTTCACGCCATAGGATGCAGCAAGGGCAGCGATCGGATCCTGCTGCCCTGTCGCCGATTGCTCGACTGCCGATCTCAATATTTGAGCTCGGAGCGTACGGGCTGAGTTCGGCCTCTTCGCACTCTGCAGTCAGCAACGACTTACAACCTGGGGCCTCAGCGAGGTTTTGGAAATCTCGCTGCGAACGAACGACCGCGATCCAGCAAGGGAGTTCGCCTAGGGCATGACTTGGTGAATCGGTCCCGTTTCCGCTGGCCGCGCTGTCGCTGGTCTGCGGCATCGCCAGTTTCGATCCCGTTCGCGCGCATTATCGTTACTGTAAGGGAGCAATTACGCTCCGTTCAGGAATATATGATACCGTACGGTATCGAGCCTTCCTCGACGTCCGTTGCAGAGTCGGCTAAGGCCTCCAACGGGAAACGGCTATGGCTAAGGATCAATCCAGAGAACCTGGAGCGGACCGCCTGAGCCAAGCGGTCGAGCGCGCGCGCGGCGCCGCCGCGCAGCGTTTCCATGGCGCCCCACGCCAAGGCCCCGGCGAGGGATTCCGCGGGCACGCCCCAGCGCGCGATCAAGTATTCCAAGAGCTCAACCGCGCTGCGTCAGCATGTCGCCGAGGTGGAAAAGCCGACGCCGACGGTTCGCCTGCTCGTGCGCCAGCCGCCCGCTCACACGCAGGAGGAGCGCCAGAAGACCGCGCAGCCGCGCGCGGTGCAGGCTCATCGGTTACGCCGCGGGGCGTCGTCGAGCCCGCGCGAGGTAGCGATCGCCACGGCACAGGACCTCGGCGAGTTCGTTCACCAAACGCGCCGGCGCCAAGGGCTCTCACAGGAAGGGCTGGCCCAGGCCGCGGGCACGGGGCGGCACTTCGTCTCGGAACTCGAAGCGGGCAAGCCGACGCTCGAGCTCGAGCGGGCGCTCTG
Protein-coding sequences here:
- a CDS encoding TetR/AcrR family transcriptional regulator translates to MKIGKRESQRLARRAQIITLAREEFFENGYEATTMSGIAARLGGSKRTLWAYFSSKEALFTAVVEDTAAGLRSRIEMPRDGGDAVVRITKLCRSAIDLALSPTAISMFRLVGSASDRHPDVAATFFARGPAETQREVGNYLAGNFADVLWTSDFLTAGRDLMTLAASEMHFEQVWGLLPSPTAAERDAKARHAASLFLRAYARDPDALISREELASQSSA
- a CDS encoding BLUF domain-containing protein; amino-acid sequence: MSIYNLVYSSCAQLNPDNAVDLAMIDDILAIARQRNAAVDVTGALLFTEGKFVQALEGDRTAVRATYARIAADPRHDNVEILSSQFSDRRRFKQWSMAFVGDNEALRDRFGDSPLAALGKKPAGDALLDFMLELARSSDETLAAS
- a CDS encoding bifunctional diguanylate cyclase/phosphodiesterase; the encoded protein is MGGDEFAVIVSSERANARATFLAEDLLEALRRPVTFKGRILDTRASIGLATYPHHGADASELLKNADIALYAAKSFGRGGFTTYVPSMGNTLRKRASAIATVREAIAQHRLETHYQPKVDLRSRRVIGYEALLRLRDDEGGLIPAHAIDQAFEDIELARQIGDTMFERVANDVRHWQDARLPVGKIALNASAAEFRAGDFAPRLLQKLRRAELSPELFEIEVAETVLAGRGTDYVATALADLADAGLCVALDEFGTGASSLAQLKRLPFHSIKIDRTFVETLEDDNADQAIIRAIVGLADGLGLGTTAVGVETLGQMDALHKLGCNVGQGKLLGLPTPAHAVGMATGSPFVRT
- a CDS encoding diguanylate cyclase, whose product is MLHVPAKALTQVSAIDVARATEFDFADLWTTIAAITGNSPDTLTLILPDALYREGQGLYKFEDWITLWADESKAFAVEALARVDVAGSAKATLETRDANGSRAFWEVALSQIKGHEAVLSVARDITERMSHEVQLRRVAYHDGLTGLLNRAALKEQLAEDICAATVHGGSVTVLMLDLDNFKLINDTLGHDAGDAVPGRDRGTASCDRITGKCGRAIGR
- a CDS encoding diguanylate cyclase domain-containing protein → MDALAQAGHPGIAVAILDLDGFKPINDTFGHETGDQVLIEVSVRLAGRVAKWLSRSLGRRRVRPAVSLRRRGPGDDCLPASGPAHF
- a CDS encoding bifunctional diguanylate cyclase/phosphodiesterase produces the protein MQSGSVARLGGDEFALLFPCDDEGQAMTVCQQAVRRISEQFVFGRRRLNLSAAAGVCFAGGESSDLLQLLRRADIALFRAKRTGRGKVKLFSTEMDVNLQRETNIEQALREPGVHHSIDLAYQPIVDLRTQELQSFEALARWRHSELGWIGPGEFIPITERISVIEQISDALLARAAAQANRWPSSVNLSFNLSAAELCSSNTSAKIIRIITEAGLDPRRLHIEVTETAFLADFETARRNMADLRAHGVQIVLDDFGAGFASISYLREMAFDAVKLDGSLVISAGMGVGLPLLTGVLRLCEAVGLPCIAEHVETANHLRMLQSLHCCYGQGYGLARPMGADAAERFARTAPKRIEDLFRLAAA
- a CDS encoding PilZ domain-containing protein, with the translated sequence MGKGEGPKEDDLNYSGDFQSTADLPGERRAQGRTATVFRPVLIETDAFAGFCLVRNLSPNGMRGQVYTSFAEGLPITVQFSPDRIVQGTLTWCKDEHVGVQFDEPVDVEQVLSDLARKLVEGRVNRAPRLQIECKAELIIGDRSLAIEVQDISQRGIKAVASFIKPGDEVWVRLEGLELKAVVRWTQGGIAGLNFLRPLPFEELAHWVIRQQSQGPFLESGAQAA
- a CDS encoding helix-turn-helix domain-containing protein, whose amino-acid sequence is MAPHAKAPARDSAGTPQRAIKYSKSSTALRQHVAEVEKPTPTVRLLVRQPPAHTQEERQKTAQPRAVQAHRLRRGASSSPREVAIATAQDLGEFVHQTRRRQGLSQEGLAQAAGTGRHFVSELEAGKPTLELERALWVCEALGLSLLAIAPDD